In Streptomyces sp. NBC_01439, the following are encoded in one genomic region:
- a CDS encoding PepSY domain-containing protein: protein MKRNVFVSAAASVALLVAGPAATAAAVSADLAGTAPAAAAAKADVTAEQALAAALKDYPGVVESLDRDGNVWHVDVITKDGKGHAELEVDAATGKVSRQNVDTDENPGEHKGLIAAKITAAQAAKAAVAAHPGTTWTVEWDSGDNGKAPYWHVEVKGSDGKTWNGSVDPTTGKVTAQSDSDSDSDSDSDSDENS from the coding sequence ATGAAGCGCAACGTGTTCGTCTCAGCGGCCGCGTCCGTGGCCCTGCTGGTCGCGGGCCCCGCGGCGACCGCCGCCGCGGTCTCCGCCGACCTGGCGGGAACCGCCCCCGCGGCCGCCGCCGCCAAGGCCGACGTCACGGCCGAGCAAGCCCTCGCCGCCGCACTGAAGGACTACCCCGGCGTCGTCGAGTCCCTCGACCGCGACGGCAACGTCTGGCACGTGGACGTGATCACCAAGGACGGCAAGGGCCACGCCGAGCTGGAGGTCGACGCCGCCACGGGCAAGGTCTCCCGGCAGAACGTGGACACCGACGAGAACCCCGGCGAACACAAGGGGCTGATCGCGGCCAAGATCACCGCGGCACAGGCCGCCAAGGCCGCCGTGGCCGCCCACCCGGGCACGACGTGGACCGTCGAATGGGACTCCGGTGACAACGGCAAGGCCCCGTACTGGCACGTCGAGGTCAAGGGTTCCGACGGCAAGACGTGGAACGGGTCCGTGGACCCCACGACCGGCAAGGTCACCGCACAGTCCGACTCGGACTCCGACTCCGACTCCGATTCGGACTCGGACGAGAACTCCTGA
- a CDS encoding AIM24 family protein: MTGGPGGAGSPTVYDPYTLPSDDNVNAYTFCVELKGSQWFLQKGKMISYYGHIEFNGIGNGRFDRLLRTSFHSPLHASDWVVAEGSGKMLLADRAFDVNSYDLDNGNLTIRSGNLLAYQPSLALKQSIVPGFLTLIGTGKFVAASNGPVVFMEPPLRVDPQALVGWADCPSPCHHYDHGYMTGVMGGLRSLTGIGGSSGEEHQFEFVGAGTVLLQSSEMLMAEQAIGAVGAGAATGNAQGVPGAGQGPMGQLGVPRMPGQLGDLQRRLGL, encoded by the coding sequence GTGACCGGCGGACCGGGCGGCGCTGGCAGTCCAACGGTCTACGACCCGTACACGCTGCCCTCCGACGACAACGTGAACGCGTACACCTTCTGCGTGGAGCTCAAGGGGAGCCAGTGGTTCCTGCAGAAGGGCAAGATGATCTCGTACTACGGGCACATCGAGTTCAACGGCATCGGCAACGGCCGCTTCGACCGCCTGCTGCGCACCAGCTTCCACTCGCCGCTGCACGCCAGTGACTGGGTGGTCGCCGAGGGCTCGGGCAAGATGCTGCTGGCCGACCGGGCCTTCGACGTGAACTCGTACGACCTGGACAACGGCAACCTGACGATCCGGTCGGGCAACCTGCTCGCGTACCAGCCCTCGCTCGCCCTCAAGCAGTCGATCGTCCCGGGCTTCCTGACGCTGATCGGAACCGGGAAGTTCGTGGCGGCGTCCAACGGACCGGTGGTGTTCATGGAGCCGCCGCTGCGCGTGGACCCGCAGGCGCTGGTGGGTTGGGCGGACTGCCCCTCGCCGTGCCACCACTACGATCACGGCTACATGACGGGTGTGATGGGCGGACTGCGCTCGCTGACCGGCATAGGCGGCAGCTCGGGCGAGGAGCACCAGTTCGAGTTCGTCGGTGCGGGGACGGTGCTGCTCCAGTCGTCGGAGATGCTGATGGCGGAGCAGGCGATCGGCGCGGTCGGTGCCGGGGCGGCCACGGGCAACGCACAGGGCGTTCCCGGGGCCGGTCAGGGTCCGATGGGGCAGCTGGGTGTGCCGCGGATGCCGGGGCAGCTGGGTGATCTCCAGCGCCGCCTCGGACTGTGA
- a CDS encoding DUF3817 domain-containing protein, which translates to MDIKTASALHRLRLVSVPEALSFPALLIFGSLLSRISDIDYLMMPLGAIHGILFVLYAVFLLDVWNKAKWPFKKALLFFALALVPFGGLYGDKLLKRDEADSVVAARAREAADA; encoded by the coding sequence GTGGACATCAAGACCGCCTCCGCCCTGCACCGACTGCGCCTCGTCTCCGTTCCGGAGGCGCTGTCGTTCCCGGCCCTGCTGATCTTCGGTTCGCTGCTGAGCCGGATCTCGGACATCGACTACCTGATGATGCCGCTCGGCGCCATCCACGGGATCCTGTTCGTCCTGTACGCGGTCTTCCTGCTGGACGTCTGGAACAAGGCGAAGTGGCCCTTCAAGAAGGCCCTCCTCTTCTTCGCGCTCGCGCTGGTGCCCTTCGGCGGGTTGTACGGCGACAAGCTCCTCAAGCGCGACGAGGCCGACAGCGTCGTCGCGGCCCGTGCGCGCGAGGCGGCCGACGCATGA
- a CDS encoding AIM24 family protein yields MAQFRLQGSKVLAVDLTGDAVKAKNGSMVAYDGQMAFKKMTGGGEGLRGMVTRRLTGEQMTVMEVQGHGTCFFADRASEINLVNLRGEKLYVESSNLLCTDAGLRTGTTFTGLRGATTGNGLFTTTVEGSGQAAIMSDGPAVVLRVSAQYPLSVDPGAYIAHTGNLQQSFQSGVNFRTLIGEGSGEAFQIRFEGEGLVYVQPSERNTVGGDI; encoded by the coding sequence GTGGCTCAGTTCCGACTCCAAGGCAGCAAGGTGCTGGCCGTCGACCTGACCGGGGACGCCGTGAAAGCGAAGAACGGCTCCATGGTCGCGTACGACGGGCAGATGGCCTTCAAGAAGATGACCGGCGGCGGCGAAGGCCTCCGCGGCATGGTGACCCGCCGGCTGACCGGCGAACAGATGACAGTGATGGAAGTGCAGGGGCACGGCACCTGCTTCTTCGCCGACCGCGCGAGCGAGATCAACCTGGTCAACCTGCGCGGCGAGAAGCTCTACGTCGAGTCCAGCAACCTGCTGTGCACCGACGCCGGCCTGCGCACCGGCACCACCTTCACCGGCCTGCGCGGTGCGACGACGGGCAACGGCCTGTTCACCACCACCGTCGAGGGCTCGGGCCAGGCCGCGATCATGTCCGACGGCCCGGCCGTGGTGCTGCGCGTGAGCGCCCAGTACCCGCTGTCCGTCGACCCCGGTGCGTACATCGCGCACACCGGCAACCTCCAGCAGTCCTTCCAGTCCGGTGTGAACTTCCGCACACTCATCGGCGAGGGCTCCGGCGAGGCGTTCCAGATCCGCTTCGAGGGCGAGGGCCTGGTCTACGTGCAGCCCAGCGAGCGCAACACCGTCGGGGGCGACATCTGA
- a CDS encoding AIM24 family protein, with product MPFREINSKMVEAQVIPGQKMYSQRGAMLAYRGEVSFTPSLTGGQGGVMGMIGRRVANEQTPLMAVEGSGTVMFGHGGHHIQVINLTGETLYVEADRLLAFDGTLQQGTMFMGSQGGVMGMVRGQVTGQGLFTTTLKGHGSVAVMAHGGVIELPITPQRPIHVDPQAYVAHHGDVRNKLSTALGWRDMVGRGSGEAFQLELSGQGAVYVQASEEKL from the coding sequence ATGCCGTTCCGCGAGATCAACTCGAAGATGGTCGAGGCCCAGGTGATCCCGGGTCAGAAGATGTACAGCCAGCGCGGCGCCATGCTCGCGTACCGCGGCGAGGTCTCCTTCACCCCGAGCCTGACGGGCGGTCAGGGCGGGGTCATGGGCATGATCGGGCGCCGGGTGGCGAACGAGCAAACCCCGCTGATGGCGGTCGAGGGCAGCGGCACCGTGATGTTCGGCCACGGCGGCCACCACATCCAGGTCATCAACCTGACCGGCGAGACGCTCTACGTCGAGGCCGACCGGCTGCTCGCCTTCGACGGCACCCTCCAGCAGGGCACGATGTTCATGGGCTCCCAGGGCGGGGTCATGGGCATGGTCCGCGGCCAGGTGACCGGCCAGGGCCTCTTCACCACCACGCTCAAGGGCCACGGCTCCGTCGCCGTGATGGCCCACGGCGGGGTCATAGAACTGCCGATCACCCCGCAGCGCCCGATCCACGTGGACCCGCAGGCGTACGTCGCCCACCACGGTGACGTGCGCAACAAGCTCTCCACCGCGCTCGGCTGGCGGGACATGGTGGGGCGCGGCTCGGGCGAGGCGTTCCAGCTGGAGCTGTCCGGCCAGGGCGCGGTGTACGTACAGGCCTCCGAGGAGAAGCTGTGA
- a CDS encoding acetyl-CoA C-acetyltransferase — protein MSGSNNTTSVIVAGARTPMGRLLGSLKSFSGADLGGFAIKSALDRAGISGDQVQYVIMGQVLQAGAGQIPARQAAVKAGIPMNVPALTINKVCLSGLDAIALADQLIRAGEFDIVVAGGQESMTNAPHLLPKTREGYKYGAVEMLDAMAYDGLTDAFENIAMGESTEKHNTRLGIERAPQDEFAAASHQRAAAAQKNGVFEAEIVPVEIPQRKGDPVIFSADEGIRPETTVESLGKLRPAFAKDGTITAGTSSQISDGAAAVVVMSKAKAEELGLEWIAEIGAHGNVAGPDNSLQSQPSNAILHALKKEGLEVSDLDLIEINEAFAAVAVQSMKDLGVTPEKVNVNGGAIALGHPIGMSGARVVLHLALELKRRGGGVGAAALCGGGGQGDALIVRVAK, from the coding sequence ATGTCCGGATCGAACAACACCACTTCTGTGATCGTCGCCGGGGCCCGCACGCCCATGGGGCGGCTGCTCGGCTCGCTGAAGTCCTTCTCGGGTGCCGACCTCGGCGGCTTCGCCATCAAGTCCGCGCTGGACCGGGCCGGGATCTCCGGCGACCAGGTGCAGTACGTGATCATGGGCCAGGTGCTGCAGGCCGGCGCGGGCCAGATCCCCGCCCGCCAGGCGGCGGTCAAGGCCGGCATCCCGATGAACGTGCCCGCGCTCACGATCAACAAGGTGTGCCTCTCGGGCCTGGACGCGATCGCGCTGGCCGACCAGCTGATCCGCGCCGGTGAGTTCGACATCGTGGTCGCGGGTGGTCAGGAGTCCATGACCAACGCCCCGCACCTGCTGCCCAAGACCCGCGAGGGCTACAAGTACGGCGCCGTCGAGATGCTGGACGCGATGGCCTACGACGGCCTCACCGACGCCTTCGAGAACATCGCGATGGGCGAGTCCACCGAGAAGCACAACACCCGCTTGGGCATCGAGCGCGCGCCGCAGGACGAGTTCGCCGCCGCCTCGCACCAGCGGGCCGCGGCCGCGCAGAAGAACGGCGTCTTCGAGGCCGAGATCGTGCCCGTGGAGATCCCGCAGCGCAAGGGCGACCCGGTGATCTTCTCGGCGGACGAGGGCATCCGCCCCGAGACCACCGTGGAGTCCCTCGGCAAGCTGCGTCCGGCCTTCGCCAAGGACGGCACGATCACCGCCGGTACCTCCTCCCAGATCAGCGACGGCGCCGCCGCCGTGGTCGTGATGAGCAAGGCGAAGGCCGAGGAGCTCGGCCTGGAGTGGATCGCCGAGATCGGCGCCCACGGCAATGTGGCCGGTCCCGACAACTCGCTCCAGTCGCAGCCGTCGAACGCGATCCTGCACGCGCTGAAGAAGGAGGGCCTCGAGGTCTCCGACCTGGACCTCATCGAGATCAACGAGGCCTTCGCGGCGGTCGCCGTGCAGTCAATGAAGGACCTCGGCGTGACCCCGGAAAAGGTGAACGTCAACGGTGGCGCCATCGCCCTGGGGCACCCGATCGGCATGTCCGGCGCCCGTGTGGTGCTGCACCTGGCGCTGGAGCTGAAGCGCCGCGGCGGCGGCGTCGGCGCGGCCGCCCTGTGCGGCGGCGGCGGTCAGGGCGACGCGCTGATCGTCCGCGTCGCCAAGTAG
- the meaB gene encoding methylmalonyl Co-A mutase-associated GTPase MeaB, with protein MTAVDVPQLVAQAREGRPRAVARLISLVEGASPQLREVMAALAPLTGGAYVVGLTGSPGVGKSTSTSALVSAYRKAGKRVGVLAVDPSSPFSGGALLGDRVRMSDHASDPGVYIRSMATRGHLGGLAWAAPQAIRVLDAAGCEVILVETVGVGQSEVEIASQADTSVVLLAPGMGDGIQAAKAGILEIGDVYVVNKADRDGADATARELNHMLGLGEARGRDDWRPPIVKTVAARGQGIDELVEALEKHRAWMDERGVLAQRRAARAGREVETIAVTALRARMADVHGDAHLGALAARVAVGELDPYAAADALLTTLTEA; from the coding sequence ATGACGGCGGTGGACGTCCCCCAGCTGGTGGCCCAGGCCCGTGAGGGCCGGCCGAGAGCGGTGGCCCGGCTGATCTCGCTGGTCGAGGGGGCGTCCCCGCAGCTGCGCGAGGTGATGGCCGCGCTGGCCCCGCTGACGGGCGGTGCGTACGTGGTGGGGCTGACGGGGTCGCCGGGCGTCGGCAAGTCGACCTCGACCTCGGCGCTCGTGTCCGCGTACCGCAAGGCCGGCAAGCGGGTCGGCGTCCTCGCCGTCGACCCGTCCTCGCCCTTCTCGGGCGGGGCGCTGCTCGGCGACCGGGTGCGGATGTCGGACCATGCCTCGGACCCCGGGGTCTACATCCGATCCATGGCCACCCGCGGCCACTTGGGCGGGCTCGCCTGGGCCGCCCCGCAGGCGATCCGGGTGCTGGACGCGGCCGGCTGCGAGGTGATCCTGGTCGAGACGGTCGGTGTCGGACAGTCGGAGGTGGAGATCGCCTCGCAGGCCGACACCTCGGTGGTGCTGCTGGCCCCCGGCATGGGGGACGGGATCCAGGCCGCCAAGGCGGGCATTTTGGAGATCGGTGACGTCTACGTGGTCAACAAGGCGGACCGGGACGGCGCGGACGCCACCGCCCGGGAGCTGAACCACATGCTGGGCCTGGGCGAGGCCCGGGGCCGGGACGACTGGCGGCCGCCGATCGTGAAGACGGTCGCGGCCCGCGGCCAGGGCATCGACGAGCTGGTCGAGGCGCTGGAGAAGCACCGGGCGTGGATGGACGAGCGCGGCGTGCTGGCCCAGCGCCGGGCGGCCCGGGCGGGCCGGGAGGTCGAGACGATCGCCGTGACGGCGCTGCGGGCGCGGATGGCGGACGTGCACGGGGACGCGCACCTGGGCGCTCTGGCCGCGAGGGTGGCCGTGGGCGAGCTGGACCCGTACGCGGCGGCGGACGCGCTGCTGACGACGCTGACGGAGGCGTAG
- a CDS encoding MTH1187 family thiamine-binding protein produces MIVAFSVTPLGVGEEVGEYVADAVRVVRESGLPNRTDAMFTTVEGEWDEVMDVVRRAVAAVEERAPRVSFILKADIRPGVHDGITSKVETVERHLAEG; encoded by the coding sequence ATGATCGTCGCGTTCTCGGTCACCCCGCTGGGGGTCGGCGAAGAAGTCGGCGAGTACGTCGCCGACGCGGTGCGGGTGGTCCGCGAGTCCGGGCTGCCGAACCGCACCGACGCGATGTTCACCACCGTGGAAGGCGAGTGGGACGAGGTCATGGACGTGGTCCGGCGTGCGGTGGCGGCCGTCGAGGAACGGGCGCCGCGCGTCTCCTTCATCCTGAAGGCCGACATCCGCCCCGGGGTCCACGACGGGATCACCTCCAAGGTCGAGACGGTGGAGCGGCACCTGGCCGAGGGCTGA
- a CDS encoding MarR family winged helix-turn-helix transcriptional regulator, translating to METETAALPQTPPGGTPWLTDAEQCAWRTHLDVSRLLMHQLEKDLQPFGLTNNDYEILVNLSESQDHRMRMSDLATATLQSKSRLSHQITRMETAGLVRRVNCESDRRGLFAVLTDEGMETMRRVAPHHVASVRRHFIDLLPPEALAALRASLTPVAEHLRDNRGKV from the coding sequence ATGGAGACCGAAACGGCCGCCCTCCCCCAGACTCCGCCCGGGGGGACCCCCTGGCTGACCGACGCCGAGCAGTGCGCCTGGCGCACCCACCTGGACGTCAGCCGGCTGCTGATGCACCAGCTGGAAAAGGATCTCCAGCCCTTCGGGCTCACCAACAACGACTACGAGATCCTCGTGAACCTCTCGGAGTCGCAGGACCACCGGATGCGGATGAGCGATCTCGCGACCGCCACGCTGCAGTCCAAGAGCCGGCTGTCGCACCAGATCACGCGCATGGAGACGGCCGGTCTGGTCCGCCGGGTGAACTGCGAGTCCGACCGCCGCGGCCTGTTCGCGGTGCTCACGGACGAGGGCATGGAAACGATGCGACGCGTCGCCCCGCACCACGTGGCGTCCGTCCGCCGGCACTTCATCGACCTGCTGCCGCCGGAGGCCCTGGCGGCGCTGCGCGCCTCGCTGACCCCGGTCGCGGAGCACCTGCGCGACAACCGCGGCAAGGTCTGA
- the mce gene encoding methylmalonyl-CoA epimerase encodes MLTRIDHIGIACFDLDKTVEFYRATYGFEVFHSEVNEEQGVREAMLKINETSDGGASYLQLLEPTREDSAVGKWLAKNGEGVHHIAFGTEDVQGDSEAIRGKGVRVLYDQPRTGSMGSSITFLHPKDCHGVLTELVTSNPEH; translated from the coding sequence ATGCTGACAAGAATCGACCACATCGGGATCGCCTGCTTCGACCTGGACAAGACTGTCGAGTTCTACCGTGCCACGTACGGCTTCGAGGTGTTCCACTCCGAGGTCAACGAGGAGCAGGGTGTCCGCGAGGCCATGTTGAAAATCAACGAGACGTCCGACGGCGGCGCCTCGTACCTCCAGCTCCTGGAGCCCACCCGCGAGGACTCCGCCGTTGGCAAATGGCTGGCCAAGAACGGCGAGGGCGTCCACCACATCGCCTTCGGCACCGAGGACGTCCAGGGGGACTCCGAAGCCATCCGCGGCAAGGGCGTCCGCGTCCTCTACGACCAGCCCCGCACCGGCTCCATGGGCTCCTCCATCACCTTCCTGCACCCCAAGGATTGCCACGGAGTCCTCACCGAACTGGTCACCTCGAACCCCGAGCACTGA